One Gimesia aquarii DNA segment encodes these proteins:
- a CDS encoding UDP-N-acetylmuramoyl-L-alanyl-D-glutamate--2,6-diaminopimelate ligase gives MTSIQSDSRLCKPGDIFAVISGTRQHAEKFIPEALKNGAKAVLTGRPLTGLQAPQCIVNDVRKAYALVCSELAGSPSQQLQTVGVTGTNGKTTVSWLVRAILQSAQRKTGLLGTVEYHDSVSARPAPLTTPDAQELSQLFSEMVKNNATHAVMEVSSHALDQSRLAGTELSVGVITNVTQDHFDYHQNMDNYAACKSKIIQHVKRDGTVVLNLDDPVCHSFIPNVNESKTLLTYAIENVADVTASQLQESDKQSKFEILYNGSRVPVITNLIGTHNISNCLAAAAVCLVLGLSLAEIAEGISDLGSVPGRMEQVNCGQPFSVLIDYAHTDDALRHAIRSAKQVCDRRVICVFGAGGDRDISKRGLLGLAGSEADLAIITSDNPRSEDPEQIMQAIATGFSETGVTPELIVDRKEAIYRALEIACERDLVLIAGKGHECEQIIGDCKIPFSDRLVVENYFGNLHSRKSDKIPA, from the coding sequence GTGACTTCAATTCAATCTGATAGTCGTCTCTGTAAACCGGGTGATATCTTTGCTGTCATTTCAGGCACAAGGCAGCATGCAGAGAAATTTATTCCTGAAGCGCTAAAGAATGGTGCTAAAGCTGTACTCACAGGGCGTCCTTTGACTGGACTCCAGGCCCCGCAGTGTATTGTTAATGATGTGCGCAAAGCTTATGCACTTGTCTGTTCTGAATTAGCAGGCTCACCTTCGCAGCAATTGCAGACTGTGGGAGTGACTGGAACAAACGGCAAAACAACCGTCTCCTGGTTGGTCAGAGCAATTTTGCAAAGTGCGCAACGAAAGACCGGTTTGCTGGGAACGGTAGAGTATCATGATAGTGTTTCAGCACGCCCTGCACCTTTAACGACTCCGGATGCGCAAGAGCTATCTCAACTCTTCTCAGAGATGGTTAAGAACAATGCAACACATGCAGTGATGGAAGTTTCCAGCCATGCTTTGGATCAAAGCCGGCTCGCAGGTACAGAGCTTTCGGTTGGTGTGATAACCAACGTGACGCAGGATCACTTTGATTATCATCAAAATATGGATAATTATGCTGCATGCAAGTCAAAAATCATTCAGCATGTCAAACGGGATGGAACGGTTGTCTTAAATTTAGATGATCCTGTCTGCCATTCATTCATACCGAACGTGAATGAATCAAAAACATTGTTGACCTATGCCATTGAAAATGTCGCGGATGTAACCGCATCTCAACTTCAGGAATCAGATAAGCAGTCCAAGTTTGAAATTTTGTATAACGGGTCTCGAGTTCCTGTCATTACGAATTTGATAGGAACTCATAATATTTCTAATTGTTTGGCAGCGGCAGCTGTCTGTCTGGTATTAGGTTTATCTTTAGCCGAAATTGCAGAGGGTATTAGCGACCTTGGATCTGTTCCTGGACGGATGGAGCAGGTCAATTGTGGCCAGCCATTTTCAGTTCTGATTGATTATGCACATACCGATGATGCTTTAAGGCACGCCATTCGTTCGGCAAAGCAAGTTTGTGACCGACGCGTTATCTGTGTATTTGGAGCTGGTGGAGATCGTGACATCTCAAAACGTGGCTTATTGGGCTTGGCTGGAAGCGAAGCAGATTTGGCAATCATTACGAGTGATAATCCGCGAAGTGAAGATCCAGAACAAATTATGCAGGCGATTGCTACAGGCTTTAGCGAGACAGGAGTAACACCAGAATTGATTGTGGACCGAAAAGAGGCCATATATCGGGCTCTGGAAATTGCCTGTGAGAGAGATTTGGTATTGATTGCCGGTAAAGGGCATGAATGTGAACAGATTATCGGAGATTGCAAGATACCATTCAGTGACCGTTTAGTTGTAGAGAATTATTTTGGAAATTTACACTCCAGGAAATCAGATAAGATTCCTGCTTAA
- the murF gene encoding UDP-N-acetylmuramoyl-tripeptide--D-alanyl-D-alanine ligase gives MDRVSLSKISQVIQGKFIRPDLMMSDVEGLSIDSRRIKRGDLFFAIQGKRQDGHQFVSNALEQGARACVVKQGREPEKLQQPLIYVDDVNRAFEQFASWYRSQQQLTVIGVTGSVGKTTTRTMIHTALSPFLKGIQSPANYNNEFGVPLSIAQIKSDHAYAVLELGASHQGEIRALAKLSRPEIGVITGIGPSHLEHFGSLERTADAKGELFEQLPENGLAILNGDDPFASCLISKASARTLKIGLDESNDFRAASLRQTSEGVSFKVEGIEFFMPVLGKHFVYPALFAIAVAKEFGLSNQDLVEGIRQFTTVQGRCHIEQIGPWTIIDDSYNSSPVSMKAACQVIQGWTGTGKRIVVMGDMLELGAESSRYHQEIGELIASSGIDLLFVCGKQAEAVAKGAISGILSQDQVLQAADVSEIQKEFYSRLEPGDVVLIKGSRSMRMERLIESLKQQAALREEKISCV, from the coding sequence ATGGATCGTGTGTCACTCAGCAAAATTAGTCAGGTTATACAGGGGAAGTTTATACGTCCCGATCTGATGATGTCCGATGTTGAGGGGCTTTCAATCGACTCGCGAAGAATTAAGAGAGGAGATTTATTCTTTGCGATCCAAGGCAAACGTCAGGATGGTCATCAATTTGTTTCAAACGCATTAGAGCAAGGTGCTCGAGCTTGCGTCGTAAAACAGGGACGTGAACCAGAAAAACTACAACAGCCACTCATTTATGTTGATGATGTTAACCGGGCTTTTGAGCAGTTCGCGAGTTGGTATCGGAGTCAACAACAATTAACCGTAATCGGAGTGACGGGAAGCGTTGGGAAAACGACAACACGTACTATGATTCATACGGCTTTGTCACCTTTCTTGAAAGGTATTCAAAGTCCTGCGAATTATAATAATGAATTTGGCGTACCTTTGAGTATTGCACAAATTAAATCTGATCACGCATATGCGGTTCTGGAGTTGGGGGCTTCGCATCAGGGGGAAATCCGAGCTTTAGCCAAACTTTCCAGACCAGAAATAGGAGTAATCACTGGGATTGGCCCTTCCCATCTGGAGCATTTTGGCAGTCTGGAACGAACGGCGGATGCAAAAGGAGAGCTCTTCGAACAGTTACCTGAAAATGGCTTGGCGATTTTAAATGGGGACGATCCTTTTGCTTCCTGTTTAATTTCTAAGGCTTCAGCGCGTACGTTGAAGATTGGGCTCGACGAGTCGAATGATTTCCGTGCGGCATCCCTCCGACAAACAAGTGAGGGAGTTTCGTTTAAGGTAGAAGGAATTGAGTTCTTCATGCCGGTACTTGGCAAACATTTTGTCTACCCTGCTCTGTTTGCCATTGCTGTCGCGAAAGAGTTTGGATTATCAAACCAAGATCTAGTTGAAGGTATTCGACAATTTACTACAGTGCAGGGCCGTTGTCATATCGAACAAATCGGCCCCTGGACGATCATCGATGATTCTTATAACTCAAGTCCGGTATCGATGAAAGCAGCTTGTCAGGTGATTCAGGGTTGGACTGGTACGGGTAAGCGAATCGTTGTAATGGGCGACATGCTTGAATTGGGGGCCGAGTCAAGCAGGTATCATCAGGAAATAGGTGAGTTGATCGCCTCATCAGGAATTGATTTACTTTTCGTTTGTGGAAAACAGGCAGAAGCAGTAGCAAAAGGGGCAATTTCTGGAATTCTCTCTCAAGATCAAGTGTTACAAGCGGCAGATGTCAGTGAAATACAAAAGGAATTTTACTCTCGGTTAGAGCCGGGAGATGTTGTTTTAATAAAAGGCTCTCGTAGCATGCGAATGGAACGACTCATTGAAAGTCTCAAACAGCAGGCTGCATTGAGGGAAGAAAAAATATCATGTGTCTAA